The Paenibacillus yonginensis genome segment AGGCTCGGCAAACCGCAGATAAGCTTCAGCGGCCATCGATCCTCCTGCCGTCCGCACTGGGACCGCGCTTACTTCCGTCAAATTTAATCGTTCCAATACAGCACGTTCCATCACCAGCGCCCGGTTCAAATGCTCGCAGCACTGGAAAACCAGCTCAAAGCCGTACTTCGCGCGGATTTGTTCAAACCCCCGGTAAAGCTCGGCAGCAATTTGCTGGGCGCCGGCGGTTCCGATGCGCTGACCGGCAATTTCGCTTGTGCTGGTGCCGATCACGACGATTTTTCCCGGCCCAAGATTAGCCGTTTCGGCAAGCTCCTTCAAAACCTCGGCGGCCTGACCAGCCAATTGATCCAGCTGAAAGGTTGGTTCCACGATGATCCCCCCTAGAATTCCGGCGGATTCCGCCGTTCATGGCTCCTGAGACAAAAGACAAGCCATACTTGAACCCATTATATAATGAGAGCAGACCAACTTCCATGCGAGAGGCCGGATTCCGCTTCCCGCGCGCCAAATTTCTCCGAAGTCCCGCCCGGTCAGCAATTGACCGCCGGTAAAAATGCAAAAAAGAGCAAAACGCACACTCGTGCGTCATGCTCTTGCCCAGGCGACCGGCCGTATATTCCGATGCTCCACCGTGGTTTCATCCACATCGTCGCCAGTTACACCGGAACTGATCTTGTTGCCTTTAGCATATAGCATACCGGTCAGAATTGCAACTTGGAAAAATTCAAATTTAAACGTTTAACAAGCTTTTAACAGCGCCGGTTACCCTTCCTGCTCCCGCTCCTTCAAAAGTTTGTGCAGCAGCTTCTCCAAAGCTTCCCGGATTTCAGCCGCCGTCTTCTCATAATCCTCCCGGCTTCCGCCAAAAGGGTCCGAAATATCATACACAGGGATACGCTGCTGCAGCTCGGTAATTCTCCGGGAGTCCTCTTCCGTCAGCCTGCCGCCTAAAGCGGCCTGCAAGGCTCGTTCAGCGAGCAGTCCGTCCAGCTCCTGCAGTTCTCCTTCCGCATTCTCCCGTTCATCTACATACTCTTTCAGCACATAGGTTTTAGAGGCTGCATCCGGAAAAGCGTACAGCAGCTGCCTTTTATGACCCTGCGTCAGCGTCAGGATCATGTCGGCCCAGTTCACCAGCTCTTCGCTTACAGCGGTTGAAGTCAGACGATCCGTAATTTGATGATCTCTGAGTACGGCTTCCGCATGTCTGGAAATGGACATCCCGGGGATCGCCGCCACGCCCGCAGATTTGACCTCTGCCGACAGACCCGCCTCAAGCGCCATTTGTCTGAACATGCCTTCCGCCATCGGACTGCGGCAAGTGTTGCCCGTGCAAACAAACAGGATGCGCATATGTTCTCCCCCCATTTTCCATCTTAGTTGAATGATCTAAATAAAGCCTCTAGGCTTAACTACCGTGGTTGAACCTTATTGTATCAAAAGATAAACATCAGACCAAACGCCAGCAGAATCGCTCCGCCCAGCGCCTCTCCATAATCGCCGAGATTGCGCCCTACCCGGCTTCCCAGCCAAAGCCCCACGACGGACATCAGTCCGCCGAAGAAGCCGAAGGTCAACACCGTCAGCAGCAGGCTGCTGCGGAACATGCCAAGCGATACGCCTACCGAAAATGAATCCACGCTGACGCTGAGCGCAAACAAAACAACACCCCAGAGGCGGGTATGATCAATCGGTCTGGCCCCCTCCTCGCGAAACGACGCCCAAACCATATGAGCGCCAAGCAGAACAAGCAAACCGCCGGAAACGTAACGGGCAATCGCCCCGAGCAGGTGTCCCACATAAAGGCCGGTAAACATTCCGAGCAGCGGCATCAAAATATGAAAAATCGCAATCAAGCCGCTGATCCGGGCTATATCGAAGCGCCGTACGCCTTTCATGCCAATGCCTACGCTGAGCGAAAAGGCATCCATGCCAAGCGCTACGGACATCACTGTTATCGTTACGAGCTGCCCAAACTGGGTAGTAGCATAATCCATGCGTGTGCGCCTCCAAGTCTACATTAGGTTGTGTTGTACAACCATATGCGGACAAGGCGGCAATCATGCCTTGCGAAGGTAGGACTAGAAGATCCTCGGGAAGACAGCTGCCTAAATAAAATCTAAAACAAATCGATTTGCTCCGGAGGCAGCTCGGAGGCCTGCTGGCCCAGCAGCTCCATCATCGTCCGGCCGTTAGGCGCTGCGTCTCCGCCCGAGTTGTTGTTAAAGATCATGCAGATGTCCTTCACGCCTTGAGCGGATAAAACCTCCAGCTTCCCCGCCCACTCGGCCAACTCTTCCCGGCTGTAATGGTACAAATAGCGGACTTCCCGCCAATTCGGCGCTCCGCTTTGATTCCAGGCCGATGTATTTCGTCCGTGCATGCGCACGATAGCAAGCTCGGGATCAGTGGACTCAAGCACCGTCGGCACGGAACCTTCTCCGGCCTGCGGTTCGTCGCAGATAATATGGATCCATCCCTCTTCCCGCATGAAATCCAGCGTACGCTCTTTATACTCGCCAAGGAACCAGCTGCGGTGCCGGAATTCAAGGGCGACCGGCAGCTCTCCCATCCGCTTCCGGACGGCGCGCAGCTGCCGGACATGGTCCGGGCTGCAGTCAAACCAGGGCGGGAACTGAAACAGGATAGCCCTCAGCTTGCCTGATTTCACCACCGGGCTAATCGACTTCAAATAAGCATCATACATCTCGCCCGCGTCGTTAAAGGGGATGTTCCCCCGGGAATGGCCGGTCATCCCCTGATAAGCCTTAAGAATAAAAGCAAAGGAAGGCGGCGTCTGCTCCACCCATTTCTGATAAGTGGCTTCAGCCAATACGGCATAGAAGGAGCTGTCGACCTCCACCACCGGAAAATGACGGGCATAAACCGTCAGCTTCTGGCTGGCCGGCGTCCGGGGAGGATACAACACATCATGATCCCCCCAGCCCCCGAGTCCAATTCGGATCATGGCGTTCCCTCCTTTATACGTATATAACCTCATGGCCCGCCGCTTTAAGCAGGCGGTTCATGACGGCGGCGCCGAGCCCTTCCTCAGGGCAGGCCTCGGCCATCATGAAGCCGACGCCCTCCTCGTCGAAGCGGCGCAGCGCAGCGTACAGCCGGTGCGCCGCTTCGGCCAGCTCGGCAAGGCTGCCGAGCGACTGTACCGCGTCAGCCCGGTACAGCTGCAGGTGCTCGTCAAACGCGAGCACCCCGGTCCGTTCGCCGCGCGCGGCGGCAGCATCCAGCTCCGCCTGGATGCGGGCCGCAACCTGGGGCGCGGCGCCCTTGACCACGCACAACCGTCCCTTCGGGGCGTAGTGCGTGTACTTCATGCCCGGCGAGCGCGGCTGCGCCGGGACATGGGCGACCCCGCCGCCTTGCAGGGCGGGGTCCAGCGAGACGCATGCCGCCACGGCGGCGAGCGCTTCGGCCGTGATCCCGCCTGGGCGGAGCACGGTCACTTCGCCGCCTGCGCCGCATTCGACCACCGTTGACTCCAGGCCCACCCCCGTGGGCCCGCCGTCAACGATGCCGTCGATGGCGCCGGCGAGATCCTCGCCCACGTGGCTTGCCAGCGTGGGGCTCGGCCGGCCTGACCGGTTGGCGCTCGGCGCCGCCACCGGGCAGCCCGCTGCGGCGATGAGCCGCAGCGCAATGTCGTGGGCGGGCATGCGCACGCCCACGGTGAACAAGCCCGCCGTCACCTTCGGGCTGACGGCGCCTTCGCGCACGGGCAGCACTATCGTGAGCGGCCCGGGCCAAAAGGCCGCCATCAGCTTTCTGGCGGCCTCCGGCACGTCCGACACCAGCTCCGCAAGCTGGCTTTCATCGGCAATATGCACGATGAGCGGATTGTCGGACGGACGTCCCTTGGCGGCAAAAATCCGTTCCACCGCTTCCGTGGAACGCGCATCCGCGCCAAGGCCATAGACCGTCTCCGTCGGGAACGCCACCGTCCCTCCGGCAGCGAGAACGGCTGCGGCTTCTTCAATTGCCGCCTCCGCTTCCCGTCTGTCCTGCTGTTGCCCGCCTTTTACCGGCTCCAGCAGGCTGCTGACCTCCCAATACCGCGTAGAAGTACTTTCGCTGCTGTTTCCTCTGCCTGTATTCGACTCCACCTTCGGCATGGAAGAACGACAATCCTCCACACCTTCCGGTTGATTCCCTTTTTTAGGTTGAAATTCGTTTGTCATCAGTCCGTCAACTCATTCTTTCTTTATATGATAGACCGCAAATCGGCCTGTGAATAGCAATCAATCTCTATTGTAGTCCGAATCGCAATATCCGTAAATCCGAGCCAAAAAGGGCTGCCCGATAAGGCAGCCGCTCTAGTATTCGAATAAGTGCATTTTTTGTTACCGTCACCAGCTGAATCCACCATCGTTTAGGCAAAAATACTAGTCACCCAGCCCCAGAACTCCTGCAGCATATCCCAAATGAAGAAATGCACCTCCGGCGCCTCAGCCTGGCCTGCCTCCTGCCCCGTTTGTCCGTTAGCCGCATCGTGATTGGGCTCGCTGTCTCCGCTCTTGGCCGCAGCCGCCGAAGCCGTCTTCGTATCTGCTGTGCTTTTCGCCAGAGCATCGCCGCTTCCCCCGTCAATAAAGCAAAGGGGCGGGAACAGCACGCACCACCAGTTCTGACCTTGTCCGGAGCCCAGCGTGATGCGCAGCGCTTCATAATTGCCGGCCGGATAAACCTCGCCTCCGTACATTTTGGCTGGGAAAGGAACAACGCCCAGCTCAACCTTATAGCCGTAGCTTTCCCCGTTAGCCTTCAGGGTAACTGCCACCTGACGCTCTACCTCCGGCAGATGCTCCCGGATCACCGTGCGGGCCTGCTCCAGGCTTTGCGGATTATCCAGCGTCTGCACCCATCCGTTCATCTGTTCCACTACCGCATCGCGGACCTTCCGTTTGACCAGCTGATCGGTAGGGCTATCCGAGTCCGCCAGAATCCGCAGCCGGATCGATTCCTGGGGGATTTCGGTCTGCACAGCCGCAGCATCGGTCTTCTGATTGTCCCACGACATCAGCAGAATCATCAAACTGAAAATCAGAAGCACCGCCGTTTTCGAGTTATTTCCTTTACTGCCCCGTTTCATCCCGTTCCCCATTTGAAATCGTCCTCCTCGCTGATCTCTTTCTATCAGCCAGTATGCCCGCAATTCCAAATCTATAAACCTATTAAATATGATTCAAAACAAAAGGTTGTGTTAAAAGCCTAGGGAGATCACATTTTAAAAGAGGAGGGTACTTTTATGAGGAACTACGGAAAATTTGGACTAATGATCGTAGTCTCGACCTTCATTATGTACGGGCTTATGTATTTGAATGTTTTTAAGCTCGATCATATTTTCTTCAGTGAAACCCGGGTGTACATGGCCCTTATCATGGGAGCCTCTATGACGATTGTCATGCTGCTTTTTATGTGGAAAATGTATACCAGCCGGAAGTTGAATGCAGTCATCCTTGGCGTAAGCGTTGTTGTATTTGGCGTATCCTTATGGCTGGTACGCAGTCAGTCAACGGTAGAAGATGTGACCTGGATGAAAGCTATGATCCCCCATCACTCCATAGCCATTTTAACCAGCGAACGGGCTCACTTGTCTGACCCAAGGGTTCAAGAGCTTGCCAACAGCATCAGCGAGTCCCAAACTCAGGAAATCAGCGAAATGAAAGATTTGATTAAAGAACTCCAAAACAAATAAAGCAGGATTAATTAGTGTAATCTGGAAGGAATATCCTCGTTATGCCCGCCCTCAAGCTCTGAAAAAAGGGTAGGCGCCTGGCCAGCCGGAGCGGAGAGATTCAGCTGGGGGAAGTTTTGCTTCAGGAGCCTTTCCAGATCTCCCATCGTTACCGACTTGGCTTCGGGCACAAGTTCATAACCAAACAAACCGTTATGTTCAATCGTTCCGAATTTGACAGATTCAATCCGAAAATGCCCGTAGTCCGCATGCGTTTCTCAAGATCGTCTACTTTAATCCGG includes the following:
- a CDS encoding TIGR01440 family protein; the encoded protein is MIVEPTFQLDQLAGQAAEVLKELAETANLGPGKIVVIGTSTSEIAGQRIGTAGAQQIAAELYRGFEQIRAKYGFELVFQCCEHLNRALVMERAVLERLNLTEVSAVPVRTAGGSMAAEAYLRFAEPCLAESIEAHAGLDIGETLIGMHLRRVAVPLRLSRRYVGQARVNAAMTRPKLIGGERAVYRLPQTEGGELCD
- a CDS encoding low molecular weight protein arginine phosphatase, whose amino-acid sequence is MRILFVCTGNTCRSPMAEGMFRQMALEAGLSAEVKSAGVAAIPGMSISRHAEAVLRDHQITDRLTSTAVSEELVNWADMILTLTQGHKRQLLYAFPDAASKTYVLKEYVDERENAEGELQELDGLLAERALQAALGGRLTEEDSRRITELQQRIPVYDISDPFGGSREDYEKTAAEIREALEKLLHKLLKEREQEG
- a CDS encoding manganese efflux pump MntP family protein, whose amino-acid sequence is MDYATTQFGQLVTITVMSVALGMDAFSLSVGIGMKGVRRFDIARISGLIAIFHILMPLLGMFTGLYVGHLLGAIARYVSGGLLVLLGAHMVWASFREEGARPIDHTRLWGVVLFALSVSVDSFSVGVSLGMFRSSLLLTVLTFGFFGGLMSVVGLWLGSRVGRNLGDYGEALGGAILLAFGLMFIF
- a CDS encoding DUF72 domain-containing protein, with the protein product MIRIGLGGWGDHDVLYPPRTPASQKLTVYARHFPVVEVDSSFYAVLAEATYQKWVEQTPPSFAFILKAYQGMTGHSRGNIPFNDAGEMYDAYLKSISPVVKSGKLRAILFQFPPWFDCSPDHVRQLRAVRKRMGELPVALEFRHRSWFLGEYKERTLDFMREEGWIHIICDEPQAGEGSVPTVLESTDPELAIVRMHGRNTSAWNQSGAPNWREVRYLYHYSREELAEWAGKLEVLSAQGVKDICMIFNNNSGGDAAPNGRTMMELLGQQASELPPEQIDLF
- a CDS encoding L-threonylcarbamoyladenylate synthase, giving the protein MTNEFQPKKGNQPEGVEDCRSSMPKVESNTGRGNSSESTSTRYWEVSSLLEPVKGGQQQDRREAEAAIEEAAAVLAAGGTVAFPTETVYGLGADARSTEAVERIFAAKGRPSDNPLIVHIADESQLAELVSDVPEAARKLMAAFWPGPLTIVLPVREGAVSPKVTAGLFTVGVRMPAHDIALRLIAAAGCPVAAPSANRSGRPSPTLASHVGEDLAGAIDGIVDGGPTGVGLESTVVECGAGGEVTVLRPGGITAEALAAVAACVSLDPALQGGGVAHVPAQPRSPGMKYTHYAPKGRLCVVKGAAPQVAARIQAELDAAAARGERTGVLAFDEHLQLYRADAVQSLGSLAELAEAAHRLYAALRRFDEEGVGFMMAEACPEEGLGAAVMNRLLKAAGHEVIYV
- the spoIIR gene encoding stage II sporulation protein R, with the translated sequence MGNGMKRGSKGNNSKTAVLLIFSLMILLMSWDNQKTDAAAVQTEIPQESIRLRILADSDSPTDQLVKRKVRDAVVEQMNGWVQTLDNPQSLEQARTVIREHLPEVERQVAVTLKANGESYGYKVELGVVPFPAKMYGGEVYPAGNYEALRITLGSGQGQNWWCVLFPPLCFIDGGSGDALAKSTADTKTASAAAAKSGDSEPNHDAANGQTGQEAGQAEAPEVHFFIWDMLQEFWGWVTSIFA
- a CDS encoding DUF305 domain-containing protein, whose translation is MRNYGKFGLMIVVSTFIMYGLMYLNVFKLDHIFFSETRVYMALIMGASMTIVMLLFMWKMYTSRKLNAVILGVSVVVFGVSLWLVRSQSTVEDVTWMKAMIPHHSIAILTSERAHLSDPRVQELANSISESQTQEISEMKDLIKELQNK